Proteins found in one Campylobacter canadensis genomic segment:
- a CDS encoding M48 family metallopeptidase, which yields MLVSLISIAFIFTLFLNLLEIKHIKYKSSKDFLSEVEFKEFKQIALNKLKYNVFNSFITYFINIVFVLFIFKQLASIYDNSTLFNEFAILAIYFLSLMLFTILSNYYETFVLNEKSGFNNKNRAMFFKDSLKSIILSAVFGSIILFILLLCIRLLVQYWYIGAFLVMIIFSIVATIVYPNFIVPIFNKLSLVDGELSEDINALLSRCGFVSKGVYSIDASKNDKRLNAYFAGLFSSKKVVLYDTLIQAMKKRQILAVLGHELGHFKNKDIYSGLIVSFILLFISLYFVSLLEPIISKEIHLESYLSSKILSFVFLMVFFDIFISIITNYLSRKKEFNADKYGAELTSKEDMIEALKILCIKNKALLDHNFLYECINCSHPNLKKRINALTRA from the coding sequence ATGTTAGTTAGTTTAATAAGCATAGCCTTTATATTTACTTTATTTTTAAATCTTTTAGAAATAAAACACATAAAATATAAAAGCTCAAAGGATTTTTTAAGCGAGGTTGAGTTTAAAGAATTTAAACAAATAGCTTTAAATAAGCTAAAATATAATGTTTTTAATTCTTTTATTACATATTTTATAAATATTGTTTTTGTGCTTTTTATTTTTAAGCAATTAGCAAGTATTTATGATAATTCCACACTTTTTAATGAATTTGCTATTTTGGCAATTTATTTTTTATCTTTAATGCTATTTACAATATTGTCAAATTATTATGAAACCTTTGTTTTAAATGAAAAAAGTGGTTTTAATAATAAAAATAGAGCAATGTTTTTTAAAGATAGCTTAAAATCTATTATTTTAAGTGCTGTTTTTGGTTCTATAATATTATTTATACTTTTATTGTGCATTAGGCTTTTAGTGCAATATTGGTACATTGGTGCTTTTTTAGTAATGATTATTTTTTCAATTGTCGCTACTATTGTTTATCCTAATTTTATTGTTCCAATATTTAATAAACTTAGCTTAGTTGATGGGGAATTAAGCGAAGATATAAATGCTTTATTAAGTAGATGTGGCTTTGTTAGTAAAGGGGTTTATAGTATTGATGCAAGTAAAAATGATAAGCGTTTAAATGCTTATTTTGCTGGGCTTTTTTCTAGCAAGAAAGTTGTTTTATATGATACTTTAATACAGGCTATGAAAAAAAGACAAATTCTTGCTGTTTTAGGGCATGAATTAGGTCATTTTAAAAATAAAGATATTTATTCAGGACTTATAGTTTCATTTATTTTATTATTTATTAGTCTTTATTTTGTTTCTTTATTAGAGCCTATTATTTCAAAAGAAATTCATTTAGAATCTTATTTATCTTCAAAGATTTTAAGTTTTGTATTTTTAATGGTGTTTTTTGATATTTTTATCTCGATAATTACAAATTATTTATCAAGGAAAAAAGAATTTAATGCTGATAAATATGGAGCAGAACTTACAAGTAAAGAAGATATGATTGAAGCTTTAAAAATATTATGTATAAAAAATAAAGCTCTTTTAGACCATAATTTTTTATACGAGTGTATAAATTGCTCTCATCCAAATTTAAAAAAGAGAATAAATGCACTTACTAGAGCTTAA
- a CDS encoding DUF4149 domain-containing protein → MYKLYLFLLAGVICVSLFAGIIVAPCIFYPANQELLNLSKFQSGLIMSGIFIKYAYVLIAISVFSLFFEIFNKCSFKLKIFRIILSLLVLIAALIFNFYYNANIINMQKMGEIVTNSTEFIKIHKESELCFKIIVIMQLCLFFTKIRSSK, encoded by the coding sequence TTGTATAAATTGTATTTATTTTTATTAGCTGGTGTTATTTGTGTTTCACTTTTTGCTGGAATTATAGTTGCTCCTTGTATTTTTTATCCTGCAAATCAAGAATTACTTAATTTAAGCAAATTTCAAAGCGGGTTGATTATGAGCGGCATATTTATTAAATATGCTTATGTTTTAATAGCTATAAGTGTGTTTTCATTGTTTTTTGAAATATTTAATAAATGCTCATTTAAGTTAAAAATTTTTAGAATAATTTTAAGCTTGTTAGTTTTAATAGCAGCTTTAATTTTTAATTTTTACTACAATGCAAATATTATTAATATGCAAAAAATGGGTGAAATTGTTACAAATAGTACAGAATTTATTAAAATTCACAAAGAAAGTGAGCTTTGTTTTAAAATAATTGTTATAATGCAGCTATGTTTATTTTTTACAAAGATAAGGAGTTCAAAATGA
- a CDS encoding HemK/PrmC family methyltransferase, whose protein sequence is MHLLELKQELKKIVDLNTARNIIMQYLNIDLLEYSAFSKELSNKECRDIFKIAALYKKNIPLQYIFQHTYINDMLFYCKKGVLIPREDTQILINASIEFARDKNINNILEIGFGSAIISIILSLNLKAKIDACDINKKALSLAKKNALLHKANVNFFIEDYKNVDFSKYDFIVSNPPYIANDYKLDEFVLKEPKEALFGGELGSEILFDIINKAAINKVKFLACEFGYDQKDILKKHLESKGYKAIFFKDLSSYYRAFVAERI, encoded by the coding sequence ATGCACTTACTAGAGCTTAAGCAAGAATTAAAAAAAATAGTTGATTTAAATACTGCAAGAAATATAATAATGCAGTATTTAAACATTGATTTGCTTGAATATAGTGCTTTTTCAAAAGAGCTTAGCAATAAAGAATGTAGGGATATTTTTAAAATAGCTGCTTTGTATAAAAAAAATATTCCCTTGCAATATATTTTCCAACACACTTATATTAATGATATGTTATTTTATTGTAAAAAAGGAGTTTTAATTCCTAGAGAAGATACACAAATTTTAATCAATGCAAGTATAGAATTTGCAAGAGATAAAAATATAAATAACATTTTAGAAATCGGCTTTGGTAGTGCAATTATAAGTATTATTTTAAGTTTGAATTTAAAGGCAAAAATAGATGCTTGTGATATAAACAAAAAGGCTTTAAGTCTTGCAAAAAAAAATGCTTTATTGCACAAGGCAAATGTAAATTTTTTTATAGAAGATTACAAAAATGTAGATTTTTCTAAATATGATTTTATAGTATCAAATCCTCCTTATATTGCTAATGATTATAAGCTTGATGAATTTGTATTAAAAGAGCCAAAAGAAGCTTTATTTGGTGGCGAACTTGGTAGCGAAATTTTATTTGATATTATTAATAAAGCAGCTATAAATAAGGTAAAATTTTTAGCTTGTGAATTTGGATATGACCAAAAAGATATATTAAAAAAACATTTAGAAAGCAAGGGCTATAAAGCGATTTTTTTTAAGGATTTAAGTTCTTATTATAGAGCCTTTGTTGCAGAAAGGATTTGA